From the genome of Papaver somniferum cultivar HN1 chromosome 2, ASM357369v1, whole genome shotgun sequence, one region includes:
- the LOC113348108 gene encoding uncharacterized protein LOC113348108, translating into MKGEHDVDLFPEEEVFTPVDPSKMEVKTRFANKEAFKKHLRGYCVLNKCQYILDRSAPSRIKAECRFKTEHDCPWFVYASKKEGEKTFVLRKVNLEHKCEGDPQNRNRSADPHFVKDFVLDQMKNKPKKVVPDPYKIKEDFLAEKRVNIPYQCAWKARNLVLESLYGNYKESYNEVPAFCKMFTKCNDGSVAKFTFDTVNNTFESMTLSFEPAMRGWRKACRGVIGLDACHLTGEYGGVLMAATALDGQNGLVMLGIMVCRAETKENWIIFLKHLKDAILAHPVKVAFISDRQKGLLEAVGIVFPGHHHRYCWRHLYKNFKKDYKGLELYSSLWNAAKAYKEKHFQQ; encoded by the exons ATGAAGGGTGAGCATGATGTAGATCTTTTccctgaagaagaagtttttactCCAGTAGATCCTAGCAAAATGGAGGTAAAAACTAGATTTGCAAATAAGGAAGCATTTAAGAAACATCTCAGGGGTTATTGTGTTCTTAATAAGTGTCAATATATTTTGGATAGAAGTGCTCCCTCTAGAATTAAGGCTGAGTGTAGGTTTAAAACAGAACATGATTGTCCTTGGTTTGTGTATGCTAGCAAGAAAGAGGGTGAGAAGACTTTTGTTCTTAGGAAAGTGAATTTGGAACATAAGTGTGAAGGGGATCCCCAAAATAGGAATAGATCTGCTGATCCTCATTTTGTAAAGGATTTTGTTCTTGATCAGATGAAGAATAAGCCTAAAAAAGTTGTTCCAGACCCTTATAAAATCAAGGAAGACTTCTTAGCTGAAAAGAGAGTAAATATACCATATCAGTGTGCATGGAAGGCTAGGAATCTAGTTTTAGAGTCATTATATGGGAACTATAAAGAAAGTTACAATGAAGTACCAGCATTCTGCAAGATGTTTACTAAATGCAATGATGGGTCTGTTGCTAAGTTCACTTTTGACACAGTGAATAACACCTTTGAAAGCATGACACTCTCATTTGAACCTGCAATGAGGGGTTGGCGAAAAGCATGCAGGGGAGTTATAGGGCTTGATGCCTGCCATCTAACAGGGGAATATGGGGGAGTATTGATGGCTGCAACTGCACTTGATGGACAGAATGGGTTAGTAATGTTAGGAATTATGGTATGCAGAGCTGAAACAAAGGAAaattggatcatttttttgaagcatttgaagGATGCAATATTAGCACATCCAGTGAAAGTGGCTTTCATTTCAGATAGGCAAAAAGGTTTATTGGAAGCTGTTGGTATAGTGTTTCCTGGCCATCACCACAGATACTGTTGGAG ACATTTATACAAAAATTTCAAGAAGGATTACAAGGGTCTTGAATTATACAGTTCTTTATGGAATGCAGCAAAAGCATACAAAGAAAAGCATTTTCAG caatga
- the LOC113348109 gene encoding uncharacterized protein LOC113348109 has translation MGPVGSNPTAKRQRTECDAQSFTFSNIEPSQTTGVRGAAKSNKKKRTASFVGECFTGPGSQPLATPSSTPASTTPMSLPSIAPSSTPPSTINNLYQNFFGIGSVSQNIKQGKGRGNGNAKKK, from the exons ATGGGTCCAG TGGGATCTAATCCAACTGCAAAGAGGCAAAGGACTGAATGTGATGCACAAAGCTTCACCTTCAGCAACATAGAGCCAAGTCAGACCACCGGAGTTAGGGGTGCAGCTAAgtcaaacaagaagaagagaacggCATCATTTGTTGGTGAATGTTTTACAGGGCCTGGCAGTCAGCCTTTGGCAACACCATCTTCTACTCCAGCTTCCACAACACCTATGAGTCTGCCATCTATAGCACCATCTTCTACTCCACCCTCTACAATAAATAACCTTTATCAGAACTTCTTTGGCATTGGATCTGTATCTCAGAATATAAAACAAGGAAAGGGAAGGGGAAATGGAAATGCTAAGAAGAAATGA